Within the Marinitoga litoralis genome, the region TATTATTGTTCTTTCAAATAGGGTTTATATCATTTGGTGGCGGATGGGCATCATTAGGAATAATTAAACAGTTAATTTTGGAAAACAAATTATTAAATGAAGAAGCTTTACAACAAGCAATTTCTATCTCCCAAATGACTCCAGGTCCTGTTGCAGTAAATCTTGCAACATATATTGGATATTTAAAGTATGGTTTATTAGGAGCTACTCTTAATACAATTTTCTTGGTTATTCCTGCAATAATTTATTATTATATAGCTAAATGGCTTTTAACTAAACTTAATTTAAATCGCAAAAATATTATGCAATCTTTAAAATTAGGAACAATAATTCTTATTACTATGACATTTTTATCTGTATTAAAGCCTATTTTAACAACAAAAGATATTGGAAGTATAATCATTGCTATATATGCTTTAATATTATTCATAAAAACAAAAATAGACCCTATATATATAATCCTAAGTTCTGCTATAATAGGATTAATAGTTTTTTCATAATTAATTTTGAATAGTGTATAATTTTGTTAAATTTTCTAATAATATTAAAGAGGTTATCTCTCCCACTCCTCCAGGAACCTCTGTTACATATGCGATT harbors:
- a CDS encoding chromate transporter; this encodes MLKMILLFFQIGFISFGGGWASLGIIKQLILENKLLNEEALQQAISISQMTPGPVAVNLATYIGYLKYGLLGATLNTIFLVIPAIIYYYIAKWLLTKLNLNRKNIMQSLKLGTIILITMTFLSVLKPILTTKDIGSIIIAIYALILFIKTKIDPIYIILSSAIIGLIVFS